AGAGGTTCATTTCGAACCTCATCGATACACTCAAAAAGGCTTTTATATGGTAAGCTTCGAGGAAATAGTGTCTAGAACAAGACTGTAATTCCTAAAATTTTCCTGCCTAGGATGGAGGTCTTCAGTCCTCAAAGGAGGTGATTTTGTGATTGATAGGTTAGAAAAAGCCCTCAAGTGGGCTGAGGAAAATTTGAAAGCAGAATACATAGAGCTCCGATATGAAAACTTGCAAAAGACAACACTAAACCTCAAGGATGGAATTTTTGTAAGCTTTACTGAAAAGCTTAACAGGGGAGTAGCAATTAGAGTTCTAGCAAATGGGGCATGGGGATTCTCCTCAACAAGTAACTTGGACAAGCTAGAAGAGTCCATAAAGGAGGCATATAAACTTGCAAAATCCGCCGCAGAAAGCAAGAAAGAGAAAATAAAACTCGCCGAGATAAAGCCTGTGGAAGACTTCGTAAAAAGCAATATGAAAATCAAACCCAAGGAAGTTGACATCGAAGAAAAAGTTAACCACTTGAGAGAGCTTGAAAAGCTACTCAAAGAGGACGAAGCCGTGAAAAGCGTTAATATAAGGTATGAAGACGGAGGAGGACAAAAGATACTCCTAACAAATGAGGGAACAAAAATCGAGTGGGACTACAACTATCTCTACCAGGGGGTGTATGTAACAGGGAAAAAGGAAGGGAAACTTGCAATGGCGAGAGACAGCATAGGAGCAGTAGACTATGGATGGGAGCTAATGACAGATAGGGAACCAAACGAAAAAGTAAAAGAAAGACTCCTAAGAAAGCTCCATGCCCAGCTCAATGGAGTAGCACCAAAGCGGGGAGAATGGCCAATAGTTGCAGGGCCAATTGTAGTTGGAATAATAGCCCACGAAGCCCTTGGACACTTAGCAGAGGCAGACCTGACAATAAATTCACCCTTTAAAGACCTTCTAGGGAAACAGATAGCCCCAGAGTACGTAACCATGAGCGAAAGGTGGGTTGATGGAGGATTTGGAAACGACAAATACGATGACGAAGGCGTACCTGTCAAGGATATCCACATAATAGAGAACGGAATCTTGAAGGAAATTATGCTCAACAGAGAGTACGCCGCTAAATGGAATATGGAACCAAATGGCCATGCGAGAGCAGAGAGCTACAGGTATCCACCTATAATAAGGATGAGGAACACGATCTTCGAGCCAGGAGATTGGTCATTTGAGGAGATGATAGAAGACATAAAGTTTGGTTACTATGTAGTTGACTTCCGTGGGGGACAGGCCCAGCTGAATTCTGCCTTCCAGGTTGGAGTTCAGGAAGGATATGTAATAAGAAACGGAGAGATTGCAGAACCAATTAGAGATACATCAATAACAGGAGTAGCGATTGAGGCACTAAAGAAGATAACAGCAGTTGGCAAAGACTTTGGACTTGAGGTGGGATTCTGTGGAAAGGGCCAAACAGCCTTTGTTAGCTCTGGAGGCCCACACATGAGATTTGACGGAGGAATTCTCATCGGGTGAGGTGGTATTATGGAGGAACTCATCAAATATGGAGAGAAATTTTTTGACGAGCTCGAAATCGTGACCTATAAGGCCAAAGACGTTAGTGTCGATATAGAATTAAATGAAATTTCAATGGCAGCAACAAGAACCGATGTTATAACGATAATCAGAGGAATCAAGGATAAGAGGATAGGAATATCAATAGTGGACACGATAGACAAGGAAGAAGTCAAGAAGGCCATAGAACAGGCAGCAAAAATGGCCAAACTCAACAATCCAGATGAAAAGTGGGTATCCCTTCCAGAACCTGGAAAGTACAGAGAACAGCCAGAACCTAATGAAGAACTAAGAGAAGTATCACCCGACATCCTCGTTGAAATGGCAATTAAGGGAATAAAAATAGCTAGAGAAAAGGACGAGCACGTGACAGTAGCGGGAGGCTCAATTGCAACATCCTGGGTCGAGACATGGATAGGTAACTCGCATGGTATTGATGTTATCCAGAGGTTCGGCAATGCCTACGCCTTCTTTGAGCTTGTAGGAAGGAAAGAAGGGATAGTCACCCCAGGAATATTCGAATTCGACGCAAAGGACAACCTCGCTCTTGATGTAGAAGGAACAGTTGAAAAGGCCCTTCAAAAAGTCCAGTGGGCATATAAAGTTAAAGAGGCCAAAAACGAGGAGGTACCCATAATCCTTGGACCCTGGGCGATAGCAGGATTGTTTGCCTATACTCTCTTCCCAGCGTTCAGCGGTGAGAGACTCGTTAAAAAGACCACCCCGCTTGCAGATAAAGTCGGAGAAAAAATAGCCAGTGATGTTATAACTATATACGACGACCCATTCCACGAACTTAGCCTTGCAAAAGTTATAGCAGACGGCGAGGGCGTTCCAACAAGGAGATATGAACTAATAAACAACGGTGAATTCAAGGGCTTCATATGGGACAACTATTGGGCAAAGATATATGGAACTGAAAGCACAGGGCATGGACATAGAGACTTCAGGGGTGGTGGGGTAAGCATAGGACTCAACACGCCAATCATAGAGAATGGAAAGAGAAGCCTTGAAGAGATAATTGGAGAAATAAAACACGGCTATTTCGTAGATGGCGTCCAGGGAGCACATTCAAGCAACCCTGATAACGGAAACTTCGCCGTAACTGCAAACCCTGCCTATCTGATTGAGGATGGAGAAATAGTTGGAGCAAGCGTGTTCCTCATCGCAGGAAATATATATGAGCTGTTAAAGCAAGCAAGCGAGGTAAGTAAGGAACAGACAGTAATGCCAGTCATGTACACCGTGATAACCCCATACATAAAATTCGAGAACGTCAAGATAGCTGGAAAGAAGTGATCTTTCTTCTCTTTATCAATATTATTCCAAAAATCATTCCAAAGGAATCCATTATCAAGTCCCTGACCTTATTTTCGAGTGTTTCAGTTATGAAAGATATCTCCCCCTCCGTTAGTTTCTCGGCAACCTCCCAGCCAACGGCTAGTATATAGAAAACAACTATGGAATACACAAGAACCCGCCTTGGAGAGAAACCATAAGAATGTAGAATCTTTGCAACCATAAGCCAGAGAGTTAAACCACCCAGGAAGTGGCTTATCATATCAGCATTTCTCCATTCCTTATGGAACAAGTCAATATTTGTAAAAGGAACGTTGACAAGGGATACATGAACTGCTATGAAGATTCCGAGGATAGCCATAATTTTTGGATCATAGATTGGAGATAATACCACTTTAAAAATCCCCTTGGGTGAGTAGACCCTTGGAAGCCATAAAGGAACAGAAAGACCAAGAATCGCAAGAGAGCACCGGTATATATGATCGAGTCTCCAGTAGTAAAAAGCTGTGAGTAAACCAAGGAAAACTACTCCAATTGAAGCAACTATCACTCTTTCTTCTAATTTCAAAGCACTCACCTACTTATTCTTCACTACTTATCTGTTGTTGCATCGATATGAGATAATAGAGCGTTCTTAGTGGGATTCCAAGAGCCTTACTTATTTCCCTCGGCCTCTTCCCCTTCTTTAACATCTCGTTTATTTGCTCTATCGTTTTCTGGGAATACTTCCTTGGCCTTCCCCTGCCTTTACTAATTGGAATTACCTTTATTCCCATCTGCTCAAGGACATTAATCACCTTCTTAGACACCTTGGGATATAAACTTGGAGGGCAACCGATTACCTTTACATTCGGGGCATTATCAAGAATCCTCACAATGACTTCTTTAGTTGGCCTTAAGTTTATGTAAACCTCGGTTACATCCTCATTCAGAGTATCGTCTATTTTCTTTAAAAGCTCCCTCATGTTCCTCGCTGTTATCTCAACTCTCATATTACTCACCCCTGAAGGAGTTCCAGAAACTTCTTTGCTTTCTCACTCTTAGGTAAGAATTTCTCGAATTTAGTGACGTCTGAAAATAGAAGCTTATGCAAACCGGAAACAACAAACTTTCTTATCCCCTCTCTAAGCTCTCCTTCGTCTATCTCTAGAAGAGAGGCAACTTCCTCTTCAGTAAAGTTCGAAATTCCATAAAGAATAACACCACCAAGTACATAGTTTGGCAGCCTTGAAATGTCACTTCTCTTCTTAACAAGCATTCTTTCAATCTCACATTTCCGAATTACAAGTAAGCTACCGAATCCTACTTTAAAATCGGCTCTATCCTTAAATGGCAAATCAAAGAGAGAATAGTGACAGTCTATGCACGACCTTATGCCAGGATAGAGTGTCAAGGATTCTCTCTCTTTCTCAGATGTTAAGAAGTAATACTTAAACACATCCAAAGCAAGCATTTTTGCACCATCTTCTGGATTGAGGGTGGAATAAGCTAGGGCAAGGTTATCTACTGTGTAGTGATTGTTTATTAAAACCCCTACAGTTTTCACATAGCTTAGAACTCTCCATCTAAAGCGTTTGCCAAACCTCTTCCTAAGTTCTCCCTCTATATCAGCATCTACTGGCAGGTCAATCTTTTCTTTCTTTAGCTTCCCATCTTCCCAATACTCAACTTCAATCCTGAATTTTTCTTTCCTGACAGTTCCTTCTTCCCTAAGTTTGCTTTTGATAAACTTAAAGTGCTCCCTCACTTCAACTCCTCTCTGCCCAAGTAGTCTGAGGACATCACCAGAATAAGCCAAATAGGGCAATATTTCAATTCTGCCTAGTTTAATATCTCTTTCTACAGCTTTAACTTTTGAGAGCTTCTCTTTCTTCAAAGACTCAGGAAGTATTTCTCTCTTACCTTCTTTAAGGGTATAATTTGCCTCAAGTATGGCCAACGCCATTCTATGAGCTGTAATTGCAGATCTTAGCCTTTCAAGGGTTAAAGTCCTGTAGTGTCTTTTCCTATAGATCCAAGACAGGTGAGGATCTCTTGATTTCTTATCCTTAAATATCGGAGCTGGCCCTAACTCACCAACTCTTCGCTCTAACTCTTCCTCCAACTCCTTAAGCATTTCCAATCTAGTTCTGAACGTAAAAAATAACTTAGGAACGTCAAGATCCTCAAATAACCCGGGAGTGTCTATTGCTATATCATCAAGAATCTTGTTTATTCTTGCAATCAGCTCTTCTGTTGTGGGCATGGCTCATCACGGAAGTAGCTTACCCTCCCTAATTTTCTCGGGCAGATATTCCTTAGCAACAAACTCAAGGCTCTTGTTTGCAAGGGCCTGCTGTTCTATTCTTACTCCCCACTTAAGGGCAAGCTTGAGCTGCCTTTGCCACTCCTTGTTCTGGAACCATGGATAGTTCAGCTCTTCAATTATTCTCTTGTAATCCCCAGTTGGGCCCCCCTTCTTGTCGGGGGGTATGCCCTTGAGTTTTTCAGTAACGTTTTCGAGGCCATACTCCTTTATGTCATCCATTGTCATCCCAACGAACTTGGCATCTGGAGTTGCAAGCTTCTCACTTAGGTAAGCCAAGTTGATTGAGCCCTGCTTGATCGTCGAATATATGTACCATCCATATGGGTCTCCATCAGTAAACACTATTATCGGGAGGCCTTCTTCGTAGTGGAGCCTGTGAATAAGCCTCCTAACTCCTCTCGAAGCCTGTCCCTGGGTTGCAACAATCAGAGCTCTTTCCTTCTTTGGGTACTTTTCTTCTATCAGCCTATCGGCCATTGCAGCCGTCTCTACAACCAGGACGTAGTCAACATTAATCTCGGGGAATTGTATATGTTCAACTGTTCCAGGTACTGCCCATCCACCAGTTCCCAGCTTTGATGCATTGAACTCGTCCTCTCCATCCTTGATAACTATATCTCCGTAGATATATCCCCTTCTATCGGCAGTTATGTGCATCTCCTCTCTCAAAACACCAAGCATTCTCTCAAGGTCTTCTATTATGGGATCACTCTCACTCTGGTCTTCAAACGTGTTCTCTCTCGTTCCTGGAATCGTGTGCTTGTTTGCATAGTAGGCTTCTCTTAAGCTTGCATGCTTGCCCTCACTAACTAGCCTCTTAACGTAGGCCATTAGAATTAAGGTCTGCATGAATTTTCTAGCATGAGCCACGTTGAGGAAGTACCTCTTTGAAAGCTTATCTCCCATCCTGATTAATCTGGCCTCTTCGTCAAAGTAGACGTTATTTAACCCTCTCGTAGGGACGTCAAAGTAGGGATTCTTACCTGCCTTAACATCTTCTAGTATCCTATTTGCTAATTCCTCTAACTTCTTCAAAACCTTCTGAGGGTCATAGGAGAACTTCTCTTTAGGCTTCTGTCGCTTCAGCTTCAACTTCACTCACCTCCTCTACCTCGATTTTGCTCTCAATTAAGTTCAGGAAGTACTCCTTGATTTTCTCCTCAGGTTCTCCGGTAAGAATGTGAAGTGCCCTCGCTATCTCTGGGAGGTACTTTTCAAGGGTCTTCCTCCTTTTAACTTGATACAGCCTTCTAAACTTCCCACCAAGGTAGAAGGCTAATCTTCTTGCTGCTTCCATTAAAGCTAATCTTATCTCATTATGGATCTCCTCTATATCAGCTATGCTCTGCTTTCCTGTGCTTGTGTAGGGAACGTGAACGCTGATGACATTTACAAGAACCACTATCGGAGATGTTTCAAATGAATCTATCCTGTACCTCTTCCAATCTATACTTCTAACAGCCGAGGTTATTACACAAGAGCCAGCATCAAATAACAGGGGAACTCTGTTTGCGTATCTTAGAACTTCTGAACTTGAAATGTGTCCACCATATGCAATTCCAACTTCAACTTGGAA
This is a stretch of genomic DNA from Pyrococcus sp. ST04. It encodes these proteins:
- a CDS encoding TldD/PmbA family protein → MDRLEKALKWAEENLKAEYIELRYENLQKTTLNLKDGIFVSFTEKLNRGVAIRVLANGAWGFSSTSNLDKLEESIKEAYKLAKSAAESKKEKIKLAEIKPVEDFVKSNMKIKPKEVDIEEKVNHLRELEKLLKEDEAVKSVNIRYEDGGGQKILLTNEGTKIEWDYNYLYQGVYVTGKKEGKLAMARDSIGAVDYGWELMTDREPNEKVKERLLRKLHAQLNGVAPKRGEWPIVAGPIVVGIIAHEALGHLAEADLTINSPFKDLLGKQIAPEYVTMSERWVDGGFGNDKYDDEGVPVKDIHIIENGILKEIMLNREYAAKWNMEPNGHARAESYRYPPIIRMRNTIFEPGDWSFEEMIEDIKFGYYVVDFRGGQAQLNSAFQVGVQEGYVIRNGEIAEPIRDTSITGVAIEALKKITAVGKDFGLEVGFCGKGQTAFVSSGGPHMRFDGGILIG
- a CDS encoding TldD/PmbA family protein, producing MEELIKYGEKFFDELEIVTYKAKDVSVDIELNEISMAATRTDVITIIRGIKDKRIGISIVDTIDKEEVKKAIEQAAKMAKLNNPDEKWVSLPEPGKYREQPEPNEELREVSPDILVEMAIKGIKIAREKDEHVTVAGGSIATSWVETWIGNSHGIDVIQRFGNAYAFFELVGRKEGIVTPGIFEFDAKDNLALDVEGTVEKALQKVQWAYKVKEAKNEEVPIILGPWAIAGLFAYTLFPAFSGERLVKKTTPLADKVGEKIASDVITIYDDPFHELSLAKVIADGEGVPTRRYELINNGEFKGFIWDNYWAKIYGTESTGHGHRDFRGGGVSIGLNTPIIENGKRSLEEIIGEIKHGYFVDGVQGAHSSNPDNGNFAVTANPAYLIEDGEIVGASVFLIAGNIYELLKQASEVSKEQTVMPVMYTVITPYIKFENVKIAGKK
- a CDS encoding DUF1699 family protein; the encoded protein is MRVEITARNMRELLKKIDDTLNEDVTEVYINLRPTKEVIVRILDNAPNVKVIGCPPSLYPKVSKKVINVLEQMGIKVIPISKGRGRPRKYSQKTIEQINEMLKKGKRPREISKALGIPLRTLYYLISMQQQISSEE
- a CDS encoding DUF530 family protein encodes the protein MPTTEELIARINKILDDIAIDTPGLFEDLDVPKLFFTFRTRLEMLKELEEELERRVGELGPAPIFKDKKSRDPHLSWIYRKRHYRTLTLERLRSAITAHRMALAILEANYTLKEGKREILPESLKKEKLSKVKAVERDIKLGRIEILPYLAYSGDVLRLLGQRGVEVREHFKFIKSKLREEGTVRKEKFRIEVEYWEDGKLKKEKIDLPVDADIEGELRKRFGKRFRWRVLSYVKTVGVLINNHYTVDNLALAYSTLNPEDGAKMLALDVFKYYFLTSEKERESLTLYPGIRSCIDCHYSLFDLPFKDRADFKVGFGSLLVIRKCEIERMLVKKRSDISRLPNYVLGGVILYGISNFTEEEVASLLEIDEGELREGIRKFVVSGLHKLLFSDVTKFEKFLPKSEKAKKFLELLQG
- a CDS encoding DNA topoisomerase IV subunit A; protein product: MKLKRQKPKEKFSYDPQKVLKKLEELANRILEDVKAGKNPYFDVPTRGLNNVYFDEEARLIRMGDKLSKRYFLNVAHARKFMQTLILMAYVKRLVSEGKHASLREAYYANKHTIPGTRENTFEDQSESDPIIEDLERMLGVLREEMHITADRRGYIYGDIVIKDGEDEFNASKLGTGGWAVPGTVEHIQFPEINVDYVLVVETAAMADRLIEEKYPKKERALIVATQGQASRGVRRLIHRLHYEEGLPIIVFTDGDPYGWYIYSTIKQGSINLAYLSEKLATPDAKFVGMTMDDIKEYGLENVTEKLKGIPPDKKGGPTGDYKRIIEELNYPWFQNKEWQRQLKLALKWGVRIEQQALANKSLEFVAKEYLPEKIREGKLLP